The genomic window TTCTTCTCTACGAAACTGCACCGGTTTGACAAGCATGGACCTCGGAGGGAATAAAATTTCGGGGAGTCTCCCTTTGTGGGTACAATATATGTCATCCTTATTCATGCTACGTCTTGGCTCAAACCTTCTAAGTGGGAGAATACCTGATCAGGTTTGCAGGCTACAAAATCTGCACATATTAGATCTTTCCCAAAACAAAATTTCAGGTCCCATTCctaacaccatgtttggttgggtgtaatggctaatccattacaccccGATTCGGTGGCCCCACCTAATACGCCGTTTGGTTCACCGTTTACCTAATCGGAGGTTTTGCTATTCCTTGCCTATTCCCTCAGCAGCTGTAATAGGTATTCCTGGGTTTTAGTTTGTAATAGCTATTCAccgttttcttctttaattttgaGATCAAAATAACCTGCCTTCTTCTCCCCAAAAATTTCCCGTCGATTTCATATCCTCAAATCAAGCCGAATCGATTCACCTTCACGTTTTCACATATTCTTCCAGCCAAATCGATTCGCCTTCATCTTCTTCCAACCAAAGGTACGCTGACAGCCAAAGGGCTTCACCATTCTTCCGCTTCTTGCAACGACTGAGAAACAGTAGCGGGAAGGGAGGTAATCTTTTTCTGCCCTCATCAAGCTTCATCCTCTCCGACGTTTTCCTTCCATTGATTGCAGAGGTAAACTTAAAACTGATTTTTGCCCTCAGCTCCATCTTCTCATAcgtttttgctcttttttttatcAGGACCCAAAAATTTCATCACTTTCACAGATTTGAACTTCCAGCACCGCCGCCTGCGCCTCTACTACCAGTGAGAATACCTTGTCTCCTTTCCTTTAATTTTTACGCTTCAGATGTTTATCTATGTTTCCTGATTagtgttttaaatttatttagtttaaaatttcgATTTAGTGCATTCCATTGTTTGAAATTGAGTTAGAATTGTCTTCTAAAGGCTGGGActgatctaatttgcttgctgtcACCTGATCAAAATAGCAAAATTCTCTGAGGGACAAGGTTTTAGTAACATAAAAGTAGAAATAATGTTAAAATTCCTGGCATGCATAGTCATATATCATTTAAGTTTCATCTTAGGCCCTAAAGAATGTTAGGTCCTCTCCTCTGACATGCTAAATTATTTCCATTTGATCAACTAGCATAGATGATATATGCTAAATTATTTCCATTTAAGTTTGAATgaattgcttctattttgcttgtTTGTATTCATGTTACTTTGGTTATCCTTTGTTTTGCTTATCCTTTGTTATATtgtatcataattcatacattatGTCGTTTACGTCGATTCGATATATGCCTTACATGTTCATTGCAAGACAGAATCTGTTCCCCGTTTACTATTCGGTTTTGTTTGAAACATATTTGTACCATGGGGTTGCAACGAATATTCTATTTTCGTGTTTAAACCGTTTGCAACAATGCTTTCATTAGAGCAAGTTTTCATGTTTGCTGATAGAGAACAATTTGTAATGCTTTCACTTGATGACTTGTTTATACCGTTGCTCGTACAAATCGTATATCGGTTTTATCTTATCATCTAGTATAGGTTTCAGCTTCTTCTATTGCAGCTTTCAGTTGCATGACCTTAGTCTAGGCCTATAGGGTTCTCACTTTTGTGGCATATTAGGCATGTTTTTATGCTAAGGCTGTTAATTTTTGAACCCGGATGAAGTTGGAAGCTATGAAGCTTTCTACATGTTCACTATGACACTGCACTATGGTCAGTTAGACCCAATTctgcttctttgcttgctttatATGCAGCTTGAAATCGCAATCAAGTTTTTGTCATAAAGTTGCACCATATTCATTCTTGTAGAATCAAACCTCTATTCAATAGGCCTAGATGATTATACTTTGTTGCAATGTTATGTCTTAAGGTTTATGTATGCGATCTGGTTTGCTTATCCCATGCAAAAACATGGTCTTATTACATTTCGCAGCATGGGATTCACATTCTGTTGCTTGGTCATGGATTATACTACCTGTTTTTCAACCCGATTCTTATCATTTTCGTTCTtgcatcaataatcaaatcagtcTGTTAACATGCTCAGAACCCTTTCAATGCCACACTATGGGGTTGAAATTAATGCATAGATATCTTCAGCCTTAGCTTGATGAATACAAGGTTTGCTTAGGTCAATATATTCCCTAATGACGCAATAAATATTGCGTAACTAAGCTCTGCATGATTATTTAATTGGTTATTATTAATTAACAGCCgactctctctttttcttgtaaATGTTTAATGGCAGTTGGTTAAGAACATCAAATTGGCATTAAAAATGCAGTAGAAATTTGCTTTAAAAAATCAGGTTATGGTGGTCAGACCAAACCAGTGTTCCACAAGAAGGTAATTCCTCTTCACTTGTCTTTTATATCTTGCTTGGTGTTTAGTTATATAACCAAAATATCTAGAATTCTTATGCTGCATCTTCTGATACTAGTTAGTAAAGGATGTTTAGCTATTGCTATTTCTTGATACACCGAGAGAGGATCTAATATCTTATGTTGCATCTTCTGGTACTAGTTAGTACCAAGTGTTAACTCATTTTGTCATTCTGATCATTGCTATTTGTCAAGACTCCTAGCATGTTATATAATATTAATGGCATTGTATGGTTTGAATAGGCCAAGACCACCAAGAAGATTGTGCTGAGGCTGCAATGCCAGGGTTGCAAGCATGTATCCCAGCATCCAATCAAGGTTTGTGCATTGAGAAAAAACCTTTGTTGACCAATGTGTTTGCTTGATGAGCTAATGTGTTGGTGTTTGTGTCTTGTGTTGTTGCAGAGGTGCAAGCATTTTGAAATTGGTGGCGACAAGAAGGGGAAGGGAACATCTCTTTTCTAAATGgtgtttattcatttcatttcatgtcATGTCATGTTGTTGGGAACTTTTTAAGACAGTATGGAATTCTAGTTTTTCTAATGTATTGTTTTCTGAGGGATATGGTGTTCTTTAAGCACTTAATAGTTAATGGCATCGTTTGATCTATTGTCGCCATTTGTTTTAAATactgtattttaatttaattgtttttggTAACTTCAGTAATCTCTGCTTTACTTTTCATGAACGAGGAATTTAATTCAGCACTCTTGATCTATTTTAGCTCTGGAAATTGAAAGATAAATAAGATCTCAACGCAAAGCAAtctgattaattaagtaaaacagtttgatattttatttctttttgtagaGTTAGatctttttggaatttttttctcattaaagttttattttttttttggtttaattaaatttgataatttttctccCATTAAAAGTTTAAACTCGGATGTAAATGAAAAACTctcattacataaatatatatattgatgtattttatGGCTAAACAAAATCAGTCCCTTGATTAGTCAAACAATTAATTCGTTTCGTATCCTGTATCTCCAAATAACGTGGGgggaattatatatttttattaaattatatttaataataattattttaaattatattttatagtattatgtattatgattttagtaaattttatagtatcatatattatgatttgagtaaattcatataagaatattgattattaagaattttattaaattatatattttaattataatatatttaataataattatgtttaaatatgattaaattatttattattgataataataatcttattaaaatttaaataacaataacaataatcatttatcaaaacaaatttatgctaagggtattctagttattttagttttttccattatgctattacacttctattccattcaaccaaatacaaaattattattacgcctctattccattacattcaaccaaacagttgatttgctattacacctctattccattacacctctaatccattgTATTGGTAATCTGAGCGACCTGGTCCATGGAGAGGGTAGCGAGGTGTTCCAAAGGCTAATAAGGGAGGTAACAAGAGGAAGAGATCCTGAATACAGCAACGTAGTGGCAAACGTGAATAGCATAGAGCTGTCAGGGAATAATCTTACAGGTGAAATCCCTTATGAGATGACAAACCTGCTTGCACTGCGCATCTTGGATCTGTCACACAACCATCTTTCAGGAGCGATCCCCAAAAGCTTGACATCTGTAGCTTCTTTGACTCGATTGAACTTGTCATACAACAACCTTTCTGGAAGCATTCCTTTTTCGCCAAGATTTAATGATTCCTCCATTTATGAGGGGAATCCATTGCTTTGCGGGGCTCCACTTCCTACCAAATGCCCACTGCCTAGGCCACGCAAATAGAATATTGCAGGTTTATGATATGAGGGAATCCATCGATTTACACAAAAATAAGCGATGTACCTCTACTTGATCCAAATCTAATACCATATTTGGATATTTTATGGATTATTGGTTTATCAGTGTCCTCCACTAATCAAATATCATATGAAacttgttaatatatatattatatttggtaGGATTTAAACTTGTGCTACTTtcatcaataaatattaattttattatttactcaaaattttatttaaatataatatttatattttaattgtatgatgcatattttattatttctattaattatatatctatactattatttaatctCTAATTAAGTAGGTATCACAAGTCAATCGAGTAGTAACTAGTTtgagaaattataaaaaagtcctttcgcatttaaaataagttatattaatttaaagatattttagtttttttaataaaaacaattaaaattttacatttgacGAGATATGAACTCACGACATTTGAGTTAATAAAACTTTAACTATACCActcaattaaaactttatcttaaacaattttgtacattttaatttaattatggaCACTTTATTATCTCTATTAAATTGTattggtgtcacaagttaactcgatATCAACTCAAGGTGAAAGACaacatgataaataattgtaatgtatttaatatttttaatctgaTGAATTTACGTGTTTAAAGTttgttttactcacaatttaatctaatttttttcattttaatattgtacatattgaatttgttgttattaatcaatttcaaattatatgattaattatttattacatattatttttaaacaccaTTATACTATAAATATGTAGATTTCACACACATAAGCATGAGAtagaatttttagttgttttaaaacaactaaattataaaaatatgaagatgAGAGGGTAAAAATAGCAATAAATTCTCGTGTAATTTAACCTTCTATCAGTGATAAAATACTACAATTTCTTTATTGGAATCTAGTGCTTGTAGTGTAGTTATTTTGTCACCAATGCTAGTAAATTTCTAATAGATTGGTTTAATACAATTCCATCATTTATATTTGGCATACCTTGTGTAGCAAACCTTATAAACCTCACATAACAACCATAAAGAGCTTGGCACGTGTCTTCCAATGGAATCTATCGTACCGCGAACCCATAACTAGTTCGCGAACCAACATTTGGTTTGTGAACCACAACAtggcgtgtaacacccctatactcGGTTCGACCCAAGAAACCTGATATAGggatattacatttggtgccaaattgATTTTGCTAATCattaatatatttgaacattaaaaaaaataaagtttttataacttatattttagtccctactacTTGGAGCACACTTGATCTTCCTAAGTACATGcaattctattcaaaattttgaaacataccctcttggcacttggagatgtgatgagatggatgCTCACAACCTCAATTACAACTCTTCAAAATCACTGTACCTAATCTACGCATAGAAAAcaaaaccgtatgctgagtaaaaactcagtggtatttctataatccaaatatttaaagacaagataATATAATAGGCGCAATTAAATTATAAGGACATATTAATGTCTAGTATCATAACTAtcgtttttcatttattaaacaatatcctaattcacacaattgctatataaatggttattcacatatcaaaccatATTTATTCGTACAATGACATCAGTCATGcaatactcaattcatgaatacatcatttcataccatactcaattcatgagtatataactcatatattccatgtattgccaacatatttcacattctattttcaattcactatatcacttccatttctcataccacgccatttcaatatcaattatagaactttattatttatttacccctattaatacAACTCAGACTCAGACGGAtatacggatccaaccaacacactagtttggaacccagtgcctcatcggataattcgaagtagtaaattgacacccagtgtcttatcgaataaatccgaagtagtaaattgacacctagtgtctcatcggttaaactgaaGTAAAGGGCATCCAGTGCCTCAtcaactcgaagtcgaagaaatccttgAACTATTCCAATCCTATGGTATGTCATCTATATCCAACTCagcctgatacagttaatagggtttcagtcCACTCTCCAAATGCAACAAATatccaatattcaaatttcacattaatattcatttcaattcaaataatcaatatgttcataatatatatcaattcaatccattcaatcaacttttaattcaattcaatgtcaAAGTGTCGAATgatcacctcaacacttaccatatgtattaaatacaacaattaataactagtttcggattatagaaatacaaataaaaaatttcgagctattcaatgtcgactttatctttcccttttttagtcgaggattccggtacgacgttagctacagaattaaaacaattaaaaatcatcaatataacacaattccatttcatattgaatatttcaatttttgacttaatatttgcctaaatttcaatttagtccctaaatcgagatgaactttatttatttacaattaatcatatatttttatacaaatttcactttaaactaaatttaactcctattttcacttaaatccctaaattttgaaattttcacaatttagtctactcaaaatttacaatttattctacaattaatcctttttcattcctaacttaaaaatctatcaatttagtccctaatactaaaattattcaacattaacaacatttaaaaactcaataattgctaaaatttcgaTATAGTTTGGGTAGTATTTAACACcggaattccaaaaacataaaaattacaagaaaagagactaaattgactaaccaattgaacttggaaactttgaaaccctagcattgtctttctcctttctttctttttttccttttttttttctttctttcatttctgtttcgttttgtttgtttgtttctttattcatttacttatttgttttgttttattatatttactttattattattatattatatatatttacttaaa from Gossypium hirsutum isolate 1008001.06 chromosome D12, Gossypium_hirsutum_v2.1, whole genome shotgun sequence includes these protein-coding regions:
- the LOC107908054 gene encoding 60S ribosomal protein L44-like translates to MTLHYEHQIGIKNAVEICFKKSGYGGQTKPVFHKKAKTTKKIVLRLQCQGCKHVSQHPIKRCKHFEIGGDKKGKGTSLF